GCTGCCGGTGTCCTGCGCCATCACCAGGCGCGCCAGGTGGGCGCTCGGCCCGTCGCTCGCCAGCCATACCGGCGTGCCGTAGGGGATGCTGCTGCGATCGACCGCGATCGAGCGCCCCGGCGTGAGCGGCACGCCCTGCGCGCCGCGCGGGCCGGCGTCGGCCGCGAGCGCATCGAGCGGTTCCTCGCGAAAGAAGACGTAGCGCGGGTTGGCCCAGAGCATCTCCTGCACGCGATCCGGGTTGGCCTGTGCCCAGGCGCTGATGCCCGGCCAGGTGGCGTCGCGCACCAGGCCGCGCTCCAGCAGCCATTTGCCCACGCTCTGGTAGGGCTGGTTGTTGGTGCCGGCAAAGGCCACGCGCACCAGCCGCGTGCTGCCGTCGGCCTCCTGCACGCGCAGGCGCCCCGTGCCCTGGATGTGCAGCACCAGCGCCTCGATGGGGTCGCGCACCCAGGCAATCACGCGGGCGGCCAGCTGGGCCTGCACCTCGGGACGGGTCTCGATCTGTTCGCGGGTGTACCAGGGCTGCCTGGCCGGCAGGCCCGGCGGCGGCGCGTACAGCGGCACCTCGTAGCCGTCCCCACGCACGCGTGCGGCCTGCAGCTCGGGTTCGAAGTAGCTCGTGAGCAGGCCGTTGGCGTTGCCGTCGGCCGACTCGATGCGGTAGGGGCGCAGGCGCTCCTGCATCCAGGCGCGCTGCTCTTCCTCGCTGGCGATCGACAGGCGACGGGCTTCGGGACACAGCGGCGCAAACGCCGGCGCCGGGCGCTCGCAGTTGCGCAGCCAGGCTTCCCAGGCCTCGTGCAGCGCATCGTCCTGCCAGCCGGGCAGCTCCTCCCAGGCCACCGGCACCCAATGGCTGCGGTACTGGCTCAGGGTGCCGGGCACGGCCAGCGGCCCACCCAGGGGGCCGAGCCGCACCGGTGCGGGCTCCTGCGCCGCGGGCGCGCCGGGAGCCGGCGCGGGCGCGCGGCTGGCACAAGCGGCCAGGACTCCTACAATGAAGGCGACGATGACTTGACGCATTAAGCTGGGCAACATGCTGCTGATTTTCCTTGAAGCCATGCTGGCACTGGCGCTGTTCCTGGGTCTGATCTGGTGGACCATGTTTTCCGGGCGCAAGCGCGGCGAGCTGCGCACCAGGGACGACGGCAGCCCCGACGCCCCATCGCCACCAGAAGAGGACACGTAACAGGAAAGGAAGCTGATCATGCGACATCAACCCATTCTTTGCGCCGTCGCGGCGGCGGCCATGCTCGCCGGCTGCGCCAACATGACCGACACCCAGCGCCACACCGCCACCGGCGCCGGCATCGGGGCGCTGGGCGGAGCCGCGCTGGGCGCGGTCACCGGCGGCTCGGTGGGTACGGGAGCGGTCATAGGCGCGGGCGTGGGCGCACTGGGCGGCTACATCTGGTCGCAGCACATGGAAGAGCAAAAACGCGACATGCAGATGGCCACCCAGGGCACGGGCGTGGCAGTGACGCAGACGGCGGACAACCGCCTGAAGCTGGACATTCCGAGCGACATCTCGTTTGCCACCGGCCGCTCCGACATCCAGCCCAACTTCCGCCCGGTCCTGGAACGCCTCGCGCGCAGCCTGCGGGCCAACCCCGGCACCGAGGTGCTGATCATCGGCCACACCGACTCCACCGGCTCGGACGCGATCAACGACCCGCTGTCGCTGCAGCGCGCCACCAGCACGCGCAACTTCCTGGCCGACCGCGGCGTCAATCCCATGCGCGTGCAGGTGGACGGCCGCGGCTCCTATGAACCCATCGCCAGCAACGACAGCGCCGAAGGCCGCGCGCGCAACCGCCGCGTGGAGATCTACGTCGGCGAACGCCAGCGGGGCTGATTACCTGATCACAGCACCCGGTGGCGCAGCGCCGGCAGCTGGCCGCGCACCTGCGCCAGGCGCGCGGCATCCAGCTCGGCGATGACCACGGCCGGCCCTTCGGCCTGCTGCGCCAGCACCTCGCCCCAGGGGTCCGCCACCATGCTCTGGCCCCAGGTGCGCCGGCCGTTTTCATGCTGCCCGCCCTGTGCCGCGGCCAGCACGTAGGCCTGGTTTTCGATGGCCCGCGCGCGCAGCAGCAACTCCCAGTGGGCCCGGCCCGTGGTCCAGGTGAAGGCGCTGGGCACGAGCAGCAGATCGCAGCCGGCGGCGGCATGGGCGCGGTAGAGCTCGGGAAAGCGCAGGTCGTAGCAGACGGACAGGCCCACGCGCCAGCGGCTGGCGTCGCGCGCGGTGAGCACAAACTGCACCGGCTCGCTGCCCCGGGCGATGGTGCGCGCCTCGTCGAACTGCTCGGCCGCGCGGTCGAGCACGAACAGGTGGATCTTGTCGTAGCGCGCCACCTGCCGCCCCTGCGGGTCGAACACCAGCGAGCTGTTGCGCACCCGCGCCGGCTCGCTGCAGCGCAGTGCCAGCGTGCCACCCACCAGCCATACGCCATACTCGCGCGCGGTCTGCGCAAGCCAGCGCTGTATCGGCCCGGCGCCCGGCGCTTCGGCCAATGCCAGCTTGTCGGTGTCGCGCAGGCCCATGGCGGCGAAGTACTCGGGCAGCACCAGCAACTCGGCGCCGGCGCGCACGGCCTGCTCGACCAAGGGGCGGGCCTGGGCGAAATTGGCTTCGGGGGCAATGCCCGAAACCATCTGCAGGGCTGCGACCTTCACGGCTGTTCCTCCTTGTTCGTTGCGGCGCCGTCCGCACCCGAGCGTAGCGCACGGACCTGCGGCTCGCTCCAGGTGCCCTCGATCTGAAATTCGCGCGTGGCGGCCTTCACCAGCCGGTCGCCCAGCACGAACTGCGCAAGGAAACTGCCCAGCCCCACCACCGGGTTGATGGCCGTGGCCACGAGCGAGGCCGTGAGGGTGTTGAGCTCGGGCACCACCACGACGTGCAGGTCCTGCGTCTCATGCGCGATGTCGGCCGTGCCCTCCATCAGGACGGCGGCGTTCACCCCTTTCATCTGCAGGTTGTTGGTGCGCGCCACGCCCTCTTCGATCTGCAGGTCGGCACGCACGAAGTCGAAGGAAAAACCGGCGCTGAAGACGTCGCGAAAGTCCAGCGAGAACCGCCGTGGCAGCGCCTGCAGGCTGAGCACGCCGAGCAGCTTGGACAGGCCCGGGTCGGCCTTGAGGAACTGGCCGGACTGCATGTCCAGCTTCATCGCGCCGGTCATGCTCGGGTAGTCGGGCGCCACCGGCGAGCCGAGCCAGCCTATGCGCCCCTGCAGCTCGCCCGCGCCGCGGCGCAACACGCCGGGCATGCCCAGGCGCGCGAGCAGCTCGCCCGAATCGCGCACCCTGAGCTCGAACTTGAGCACCGTACGCCGGCGCGCGTCGGGCCCGGCGTGGCCCAGCAGCGCCCAGTTGCCGCTGGAGCTGAAGCTGGCTTCGGGCATCTCCAGATTCAGCCGCGACAGACGCCATTCGCGCTGCCCGTCCTCGGTGTTGCGGTTGACCGCCTGCAGATCGAGCTGCCCCAGATGGTGTCCGTGCAGCTCGAAGTCCTGCACCTGTACGTCGAGCGCCGGCAGCTCGCCCGCCTCGGCATCGAGCAGCCGGTCCATCTGCGCCTGCTCGGCCCGGGGCCAGGACAGGCGCGCGAGGCGCGCCCGCACCAGGCCCTGCGGCTGCGCGGCGTCGGGCGCGTGGTAGGCGAGCTGGCCTTGCAGCTCGCGCGCTACGAGATCGGCGCTCCAGCTTTCGCCGCGCGCGCGCGCATGGGCGCTGACCTCATGCAGCTGGCGCTGGCGCACGGTGAGCGTGCCCACCTGCAGGTCGAGGGTGTCGGGTTGCCAGGGCGAGCGCGGCGGCCGCGGGCCCGCAGCGGGCGCCTCCAGCGCCTCCCAGGCGTCCAGGTCCAGCGCGTCGAGCCTGACCACGGCCTGCACGCCGCTGGCACCCGCCACCGCCCTGCCTTCGCCCAGCACCACCTGGCCGGCCAGCACCTGCGGCGCCTGGCCGGGCGCGCCTGGTTTTTGCAGATAGCTGAGCGAGAGCACCGCGCCGGCGTCGAGCTGCAGGTGCTCGCGCAGTTCGCCGCCCGCGTTACTCACCCTGTTCTGATAGCGCAGTGCCCGCGTCTGCTCTGCCGTCTTGCCCAGCGGTGCCGGCAGATCGAGCGCCATGCCGCGCAGGTCCGAGACCAGCAGCAGCTCGGGCAGGCCATGGTGCATGCCCAGCGTCAGCGTGTAGTCGGTGCTGCCCTGCATGCGCGCCGCCAGCCGGGCCGTCAGCCCGCCCTCCCCGGCCGCCGCCTGCAGGCCGGCGCTGCTGGCACTGCCGCTGGCCTGCAGCTGCAGCAGCGGCGCGCCGCCGTCGGGCGGCGGCTGCAGGCCGCCGGCAAGGCGCAATGCGCCGCCAAGCGCCTGGCCGCGCACCTGTTCGAGCGTGAAGCCGCGCTCGGAAAAAACCACCGCGCCGTGCAACTGGGTGAGCAGCGGCGCGCCGGGCGCCGGGCGCAGCTCATTGCCCGCCAGTTCGATGCGGCCTTCGACCCGGCTGCGCTGCAGCGCGGCAATCGGCAGGCGCAGTTGCAACTGCAAGGCGGCTTCGCCGCGCGCCTGCATCTGATCGAGCGCGCCTTCGGTCAGGTCGGCCACCTGCGAGCCGCGCACGAAGGCCAGCATCTCGGCCAGCGGCCCCTGCACTTCACCCTGCACCTGCAGCTGCGGGCTCTCCAGATCGGGGATGCGCGCATTGACCTGCAGCACCTTCAGGCGCGGGCGGCCCAGCACCTGGCCGGCGGCACCATCGACGCGCATGCTGGCGCGGTCGAACACCAGCATGCCCGACAGACCGCTGAGCGCGGGCCAGGGCTTGTCGCCCGGCGCCTGCAGGGCACGCGGCACATACACCAGCGTGGCATTCCTGATCCGTGCGGCGATGTGGAATTCCCCCACTTCGCCATTGGCGAAGGGCAGGTCGGCAAGATCGCCGCGCACCCGGAAGTTCACCTCCTTGCTGGCGCCCGCCGTGATCGCGTCGCGCACGTAGTGGCGGGCCTCGGCGTCCACCGCCAGCGGCAGGTAGCGGTGCACGCGCGTACCGTCGGCGCGTACCAGCGTGCCCGACAGGTCGAGCACGCCGGGCAGGCGCGACTGCGCGCCCTCGCCGGTGCGCCAATGCAGCCGCGCGCGGCCCTCGGCATCGGCGTTGGCAAAGCGCAGGTTCTCGCTGTCCACGCGGATCCTGTCACCATCGATCTGCCAGCGCACCCCGGCCTGCAGGCTCTGCACCGGCACGCAGGGGTCTTCAAACACCCCGGGCAGCAGCAGCTGGCCGTCGCGAATGCTCAGTTCGGCGCTGCCACCGGCTTCGGTCAGCTCGAAGCTGCCGCTGGCGCCGCGCAACCCGAAGACCTCGGGCGCACAACCGCCGGCCGCGTCCCGCCCCAGTGCCAGGCCCGAGGCGCGGCCGCGCACCGCGTAGGCCGAAACCGCGTCGTCCTCGCCCCGCCACTGCGCATGCAAGTCATGAATGCGACCTTCGGGGCCGTATTGCGCGAGCGCCTCGCGCAGCGACGCGTCCAGCGGCAGGCGCTCGGCGATGCGCGCCAGCAGCGCCAGATCGAGCACTTCGGCCTGCAGGCGCTGCTGGCGTTGCGCCCCCTGGCCCTGCACACGCCAGGACAGCGCCTTGCTCTGCCAGGCGAGGCCGTCGCCGGTGCGCACGCGCAGGTTCTCGGCGCCGAGCTGCAAGCCGTCGTCCAGCGGCTCGGCCACCGCGCGCAGCGTCAGCTCCTGCAGCGCCAGAGGCTGCAGGGCGCGGGCCCATTGCACTTGCGCACGGCGCAACGCCAGGTCGGTCACGACGCGGGCCACGCGCCCCTGCTGCACGTCGGCCCAGGCGCGCAGCGCGCCACGCCCGTCCTGGACCTGCACGCCCTGCAGGTCGAGATAG
This portion of the Comamonas flocculans genome encodes:
- a CDS encoding OmpA family protein, whose product is MRHQPILCAVAAAAMLAGCANMTDTQRHTATGAGIGALGGAALGAVTGGSVGTGAVIGAGVGALGGYIWSQHMEEQKRDMQMATQGTGVAVTQTADNRLKLDIPSDISFATGRSDIQPNFRPVLERLARSLRANPGTEVLIIGHTDSTGSDAINDPLSLQRATSTRNFLADRGVNPMRVQVDGRGSYEPIASNDSAEGRARNRRVEIYVGERQRG
- a CDS encoding YhdP family protein — its product is MPRIDDWRPLLQQQAQKALGLPVRVQALRAHSNGVLPTLELQGVQLLDAGGRQALQLPRVLIALSPRSLLRLGLSQLYVEAPALQLRRDAQGRVFVAGLPLTQGSDDGSVLDWLLSQTEVVVRGGRLEWLDEQRALPAVQLSDVDLVLRGGAWRHVLRLDATPPEHWGARFSLRARLQEPLWGPLGKAWTGWSGQWYAELPEVDLVRLAPYLDLQGVQVQDGRGALRAWADVQQGRVARVVTDLALRRAQVQWARALQPLALQELTLRAVAEPLDDGLQLGAENLRVRTGDGLAWQSKALSWRVQGQGAQRQQRLQAEVLDLALLARIAERLPLDASLREALAQYGPEGRIHDLHAQWRGEDDAVSAYAVRGRASGLALGRDAAGGCAPEVFGLRGASGSFELTEAGGSAELSIRDGQLLLPGVFEDPCVPVQSLQAGVRWQIDGDRIRVDSENLRFANADAEGRARLHWRTGEGAQSRLPGVLDLSGTLVRADGTRVHRYLPLAVDAEARHYVRDAITAGASKEVNFRVRGDLADLPFANGEVGEFHIAARIRNATLVYVPRALQAPGDKPWPALSGLSGMLVFDRASMRVDGAAGQVLGRPRLKVLQVNARIPDLESPQLQVQGEVQGPLAEMLAFVRGSQVADLTEGALDQMQARGEAALQLQLRLPIAALQRSRVEGRIELAGNELRPAPGAPLLTQLHGAVVFSERGFTLEQVRGQALGGALRLAGGLQPPPDGGAPLLQLQASGSASSAGLQAAAGEGGLTARLAARMQGSTDYTLTLGMHHGLPELLLVSDLRGMALDLPAPLGKTAEQTRALRYQNRVSNAGGELREHLQLDAGAVLSLSYLQKPGAPGQAPQVLAGQVVLGEGRAVAGASGVQAVVRLDALDLDAWEALEAPAAGPRPPRSPWQPDTLDLQVGTLTVRQRQLHEVSAHARARGESWSADLVARELQGQLAYHAPDAAQPQGLVRARLARLSWPRAEQAQMDRLLDAEAGELPALDVQVQDFELHGHHLGQLDLQAVNRNTEDGQREWRLSRLNLEMPEASFSSSGNWALLGHAGPDARRRTVLKFELRVRDSGELLARLGMPGVLRRGAGELQGRIGWLGSPVAPDYPSMTGAMKLDMQSGQFLKADPGLSKLLGVLSLQALPRRFSLDFRDVFSAGFSFDFVRADLQIEEGVARTNNLQMKGVNAAVLMEGTADIAHETQDLHVVVVPELNTLTASLVATAINPVVGLGSFLAQFVLGDRLVKAATREFQIEGTWSEPQVRALRSGADGAATNKEEQP
- the mltA gene encoding murein transglycosylase A; its protein translation is MVHQIRPRNSASASMASRKISSMLPSLMRQVIVAFIVGVLAACASRAPAPAPGAPAAQEPAPVRLGPLGGPLAVPGTLSQYRSHWVPVAWEELPGWQDDALHEAWEAWLRNCERPAPAFAPLCPEARRLSIASEEEQRAWMQERLRPYRIESADGNANGLLTSYFEPELQAARVRGDGYEVPLYAPPPGLPARQPWYTREQIETRPEVQAQLAARVIAWVRDPIEALVLHIQGTGRLRVQEADGSTRLVRVAFAGTNNQPYQSVGKWLLERGLVRDATWPGISAWAQANPDRVQEMLWANPRYVFFREEPLDALAADAGPRGAQGVPLTPGRSIAVDRSSIPYGTPVWLASDGPSAHLARLVMAQDTGSAIVGAVRADYFAGSGEAAGELAGRLKQNLRLWALWPRQ
- a CDS encoding carbon-nitrogen hydrolase family protein, with translation MKVAALQMVSGIAPEANFAQARPLVEQAVRAGAELLVLPEYFAAMGLRDTDKLALAEAPGAGPIQRWLAQTAREYGVWLVGGTLALRCSEPARVRNSSLVFDPQGRQVARYDKIHLFVLDRAAEQFDEARTIARGSEPVQFVLTARDASRWRVGLSVCYDLRFPELYRAHAAAGCDLLLVPSAFTWTTGRAHWELLLRARAIENQAYVLAAAQGGQHENGRRTWGQSMVADPWGEVLAQQAEGPAVVIAELDAARLAQVRGQLPALRHRVL